In Janthinobacterium sp. 67, a genomic segment contains:
- the polA gene encoding DNA polymerase I: MQNTLLLVDGSSYLYRAFHALPDLRSPDGYPTGAMHGMVNMLRRLRADFPAAYIACVFDAKGKTFRDDMYPEYKATRASMPDDLRLQIEPIHEAVRAMGWPILMVDGVEADDVIGTLAVQAAAAGMNVVVSTGDKDLAQLVNSQVTLINTMSNEKLDEAAVLVKFGVPPNRIIDYLSLIGDTVDNVPGVSKCGPKTAVKWLTLYDSLEGVMENAAKVGGAVGENLRTALPWLPQARALITVKTDCDLSGHMTTIADSLVAKQEDKEALLAFFNRYGFKALLRELGAAPPPMSPVGAPTVAGAAIANTTGDMFADAAPAVEAVYETVLTDEQLDKWIALIDAAPLTAVDTETTSLEPMTAQMVGISLSVAEHAACYIPLAHDYAGAPEQLTREHVLAKLRPWLEDENKPKLGQNLKYDSHIFANHGVTLRGIAHDTLLESYVFESHKKHDMDSLALRHLNYTTIPFEDVCGKGAKQITFNQVEVEQAAKYAAEDADVTLRLHNAMWGNVANDEKLTFIYEKIELPTAVVLQKIERNGVLIDDELLNIQSAELAVKILELEKKAYELAEQPFNLGSPKQIGEIFFEKLKLPVIKKTPTGAPSTDEEVLQKLAEDYPLPKVLLEYRGMAKLKSTYTDKLPKMINVTTGRVHTNYAQAVAVTGRLASNDPNLQNIPIRSAEGRRIREAFIAPPGSHIVSADYSQIELRIMAHISGDEAMLRAFADGIDIHRATAAEIFGVPAAEVQSEQRRYAKVINFGLIYGMSAFGLAGNLGVDRTAAQSYIDRYFARFSGVKQYMEDTRQQAKARGYVETVFGRRLWLPEINSPNGPRRQGAERAAINAPMQGTAADLIKLAMIAVQGWLETDNLQTKMIMQVHDELVLEVPDAELELVKRKLPELMASAAALKVPLTAEVGIGKNWDEAH; the protein is encoded by the coding sequence ATGCAAAACACCCTGCTGTTAGTCGACGGTTCCAGTTACCTCTATCGCGCCTTCCATGCGCTGCCCGACCTGCGCAGCCCGGATGGCTATCCCACGGGCGCCATGCACGGCATGGTCAACATGCTGCGCCGTCTGCGCGCCGATTTCCCGGCCGCCTACATCGCCTGCGTGTTCGATGCCAAAGGTAAAACTTTCCGCGATGACATGTATCCCGAATACAAGGCCACGCGCGCCTCGATGCCGGACGACCTGCGCCTGCAGATCGAACCGATCCACGAAGCCGTGCGCGCCATGGGCTGGCCTATCCTGATGGTCGACGGCGTGGAAGCGGACGACGTGATCGGTACCTTGGCCGTGCAGGCTGCCGCCGCCGGCATGAACGTGGTGGTCTCCACAGGCGACAAGGACCTGGCGCAGCTGGTCAACAGCCAGGTGACCCTGATCAATACCATGAGCAATGAAAAGCTCGACGAGGCGGCCGTGCTGGTCAAATTCGGCGTGCCGCCGAACCGCATCATCGATTACCTGTCGCTGATCGGCGATACGGTCGACAACGTGCCGGGCGTGTCGAAATGCGGCCCGAAGACGGCCGTCAAATGGCTGACCTTGTACGACAGCCTGGAAGGCGTCATGGAAAACGCGGCCAAGGTGGGTGGCGCCGTGGGGGAAAACCTGCGCACGGCCCTGCCATGGCTGCCGCAGGCGCGCGCCCTGATCACCGTCAAGACGGATTGCGATTTGTCCGGGCACATGACGACGATCGCCGACTCGCTGGTGGCGAAGCAGGAAGACAAGGAAGCGCTGCTGGCCTTCTTCAACCGCTACGGCTTCAAGGCCCTGCTGCGCGAACTGGGCGCGGCGCCGCCGCCGATGTCTCCCGTTGGCGCACCGACAGTTGCCGGTGCCGCCATCGCGAATACGACGGGCGACATGTTCGCCGATGCCGCGCCAGCAGTCGAGGCCGTGTATGAAACCGTGCTGACGGATGAGCAGCTCGATAAATGGATCGCGCTGATCGATGCGGCGCCCTTGACCGCCGTCGACACGGAAACCACGTCGCTGGAACCGATGACGGCGCAGATGGTCGGCATTTCCCTCTCGGTGGCCGAGCACGCCGCCTGCTACATCCCGCTGGCGCACGATTACGCTGGCGCGCCCGAGCAGTTGACGCGCGAACACGTGCTGGCGAAACTGCGCCCGTGGCTGGAAGACGAAAACAAGCCCAAGCTGGGCCAGAACCTGAAATACGACAGCCACATCTTCGCCAACCATGGCGTGACCCTGCGCGGCATCGCCCACGATACCTTGCTCGAATCGTATGTGTTCGAATCGCACAAGAAGCATGACATGGACAGCCTGGCGCTGCGCCACCTGAACTACACGACCATCCCGTTCGAGGACGTGTGCGGCAAGGGCGCCAAGCAGATCACGTTTAATCAAGTCGAGGTCGAGCAGGCGGCGAAATACGCGGCCGAGGATGCCGACGTCACCTTGCGTTTGCATAATGCCATGTGGGGCAATGTGGCGAATGATGAAAAACTGACCTTCATCTATGAAAAGATCGAGCTGCCGACGGCCGTGGTCTTGCAAAAGATCGAGCGCAACGGCGTGCTGATCGACGACGAATTGCTCAACATCCAGTCGGCCGAGCTGGCCGTGAAAATTCTGGAACTGGAAAAGAAGGCCTATGAACTGGCCGAGCAGCCGTTCAACCTGGGTTCGCCCAAGCAGATCGGCGAAATCTTCTTTGAGAAGCTGAAACTGCCGGTAATTAAAAAAACCCCGACTGGCGCGCCATCGACGGATGAAGAAGTGCTGCAGAAGCTGGCCGAGGATTATCCGCTGCCCAAGGTGCTGCTGGAATACCGGGGCATGGCCAAGCTGAAGTCGACCTATACCGATAAATTGCCGAAGATGATCAACGTCACGACGGGCAGGGTGCATACGAACTATGCGCAAGCCGTGGCCGTGACGGGGCGTTTGGCGTCGAACGACCCGAACTTGCAGAATATTCCCATCCGCAGCGCGGAAGGCCGCCGCATCCGCGAAGCCTTCATTGCCCCGCCGGGCAGCCACATCGTCTCGGCCGACTATTCGCAAATTGAATTGCGCATCATGGCGCACATCTCGGGCGACGAAGCCATGCTGCGCGCATTTGCCGACGGCATCGACATTCACCGCGCCACGGCGGCCGAAATCTTTGGCGTGCCGGCCGCGGAAGTGCAGAGCGAACAGCGCCGCTACGCCAAGGTCATCAATTTCGGCTTGATCTACGGCATGAGCGCATTCGGTCTGGCCGGCAACCTGGGCGTGGACCGCACGGCCGCGCAAAGCTATATCGACCGATATTTCGCCCGTTTCTCCGGCGTGAAACAGTATATGGAAGACACGCGCCAGCAAGCCAAGGCGCGCGGCTACGTGGAAACCGTGTTCGGCCGCCGTTTGTGGTTGCCGGAAATCAATTCGCCAAACGGCCCGCGCCGCCAGGGTGCGGAACGGGCCGCGATCAACGCGCCGATGCAGGGCACGGCCGCCGACCTGATCAAGCTGGCCATGATCGCCGTGCAAGGCTGGCTGGAAACGGACAACTTGCAAACAAAAATGATCATGCAGGTGCACGATGAACTGGTGCTGGAAGTGCCGGATGCCGAGCTGGAACTGGTCAAGCGCAAGCTGCCGGAACTGATGGCTAGCGCGGCCGCGCTGAAGGTGCCGCTGACGGCGGAAGTAGGTATCGGTAAAAATTGGGACGAAGCGCATTGA